In one window of Calditrichota bacterium DNA:
- the selD gene encoding selenide, water dikinase SelD, protein MKPIYLDYNATTPIDPEVAEAMMPYLREAFGNPSSSHWYGNQTKKAVEEARRQLADLLGCQPDEVVFTGGGSESNNWAVKGVAEAHREKGTHIITSQIEHDAILNPCRYLEHHGFRVTYLPVDEYGMVKMEAFREALTDDTILVTIMTANNEVGTIQPIAEIARLAHEKGILVHTDASQAVGKIPVNVNELGVDLLTVAGHKFYAPKGIGALYIRRGTQLERLIHGAGHEQGRRAGTENVLEIVGLGKAAEMAKRDLQKNRTHYTRLRDRLWKGLKEQIPDLRLNGHPEKRLPNTLNVTFPGIDSNTLLSELEELAASAGAACHTDVTVPSGVLVAMHVPVEAALGTIRFSVGKWNTEDEIDRAIQMITDAVKRLRPPEEKSGGMDNSVTADMKEIKLTHFTHGLGCACKLRPQNLEKVLQSLPKITDPNVVVGTETADDAAVYRLKNGTVLVQTVDFFTPIVDSPYHFGAIAAANSLSDIYAMGGRPLFGLNIVGFPEKRLPLSVLEEILRGAQDKAAEAGMTILGGHTVEDSEPKFGLAVTGVIESGRVITNAGALPGDALILTKPVGVGIISTAIKKGLVDSSAAEKAILIMSELNRAAAEAMIEVGAHACTDVTGFGLLGHLKELTAGSRVDAEIFAERVPIIDEAYALANAGVVPGGTLSNLDYVKEVVEWDDRIPTVIKRLLCDAQTSGGLIISISPEKKQSLINKLKEKGVLETAYIGNILEAGTGQIRVRH, encoded by the coding sequence GCGGCAGCTGGCGGATCTTCTGGGATGCCAGCCGGATGAGGTTGTTTTTACCGGCGGGGGGAGCGAATCCAACAATTGGGCCGTGAAGGGTGTGGCGGAGGCCCATCGGGAAAAGGGGACCCACATTATTACCAGTCAAATTGAACACGATGCGATTCTGAATCCCTGTCGTTATCTGGAACACCACGGATTTCGCGTGACCTACTTACCCGTGGATGAATACGGAATGGTAAAGATGGAGGCCTTCCGGGAAGCGCTCACCGACGACACGATTTTGGTCACCATTATGACGGCCAACAACGAGGTGGGAACCATTCAGCCCATTGCAGAAATCGCCCGGCTTGCGCACGAAAAAGGGATTTTGGTTCACACAGACGCCTCTCAGGCGGTGGGGAAAATTCCGGTAAACGTTAATGAGCTGGGTGTGGATTTGCTGACCGTGGCGGGACACAAGTTTTACGCCCCAAAGGGAATTGGAGCCCTGTACATCCGCCGGGGTACGCAATTGGAACGGCTTATTCACGGAGCCGGTCACGAGCAGGGAAGACGTGCCGGAACCGAAAACGTCCTGGAAATTGTCGGGTTGGGAAAGGCGGCTGAGATGGCGAAGCGTGATCTGCAAAAGAACAGGACCCACTACACCCGCCTGCGCGATCGCCTCTGGAAGGGACTTAAAGAACAGATTCCGGATTTACGGCTCAATGGTCATCCGGAAAAACGCCTTCCCAACACATTAAATGTCACATTTCCCGGAATCGATTCCAATACGCTGCTTTCGGAATTGGAAGAGCTGGCCGCATCGGCAGGAGCAGCGTGCCACACGGATGTGACCGTGCCTTCGGGTGTACTAGTGGCCATGCATGTTCCGGTTGAAGCCGCTCTGGGCACCATTCGCTTTTCTGTGGGGAAGTGGAATACGGAGGACGAAATAGACCGCGCCATTCAGATGATTACCGATGCGGTGAAGCGGCTGCGGCCGCCGGAAGAAAAATCCGGGGGAATGGACAATTCCGTTACAGCGGACATGAAAGAAATCAAATTGACCCATTTTACCCACGGCCTGGGGTGTGCCTGTAAATTGCGCCCTCAAAATCTCGAAAAAGTCCTTCAATCGCTGCCCAAAATTACCGACCCAAATGTTGTTGTCGGAACGGAAACGGCGGATGATGCGGCTGTTTACCGGTTAAAGAACGGGACGGTTCTGGTGCAAACCGTGGATTTTTTTACGCCGATTGTGGATAGCCCTTATCATTTTGGTGCCATTGCTGCAGCCAATTCCCTGAGCGATATTTACGCCATGGGCGGGCGGCCCCTGTTTGGCCTGAACATTGTGGGGTTTCCGGAAAAACGCCTGCCGCTGTCGGTTCTGGAGGAAATTCTTCGCGGGGCTCAGGACAAGGCGGCTGAGGCCGGAATGACCATTCTTGGGGGACACACGGTTGAAGATTCCGAACCCAAATTCGGCCTGGCCGTGACGGGAGTGATTGAATCGGGGAGGGTGATTACAAATGCCGGGGCCCTGCCGGGGGACGCACTCATTTTGACAAAACCCGTGGGTGTGGGCATTATCTCCACGGCCATTAAGAAGGGGCTGGTGGATAGCAGCGCGGCGGAAAAAGCCATTTTGATTATGTCTGAACTGAACCGCGCCGCCGCCGAAGCAATGATCGAGGTGGGCGCACATGCTTGCACGGATGTGACCGGCTTTGGACTGCTGGGACATTTAAAGGAATTGACGGCCGGCAGTCGGGTAGATGCGGAAATCTTTGCGGAACGCGTCCCCATTATTGACGAAGCCTACGCCCTGGCAAATGCTGGTGTGGTTCCCGGAGGAACCCTTTCCAATCTGGATTACGTAAAAGAAGTGGTCGAATGGGATGACCGGATTCCCACCGTCATTAAACGGCTTCTTTGCGATGCCCAGACCTCCGGCGGGTTAATAATTTCCATTTCTCCCGAGAAAAAACAATCTCTGATCAATAAATTGAAGGAAAAGGGGGTTTTGGAGACGGCTTACATCGGAAATATTTTGGAGGCCGGTACGGGACAGATTCGTGTGAGGCATTGA
- the dacB gene encoding D-alanyl-D-alanine carboxypeptidase/D-alanyl-D-alanine-endopeptidase codes for MLKSQKLKWMVLSFGVAVLFSGCALHPGSAYQKRPPLARLRHEFNRALQDPAFFNGYWGVAVQSLKTGEYFYLHNENKSFRPASNMKLFTTGTALVKLSPEFTYLTRLYRTGKIENGVLKGDVVIRGSGDPTITGRFHDGNRLQVFQDWADSLKKSGVEKITGRVVGDDNAFADEIMGEGWAWDYQSDWYAAQISALSFNDNCVDILFTAGKSVGDTVSYRLEPPTRYVRIINKVVTAPLHQAKGVFFHRYRGKNIVVLTGSLEIGTKEKRDWFSVENPTLYAATVFTEVLQSAGIVVNKKPADIDSLPDYTYSQSDSLQMACYQSPPLREIVRATNKVSQNLYAELLLRTLGKVYVNDGSARGGIAVVKHFLASIGIDTSRFAMFDGSGLSHLDMVTPRQVITLLRALYRSSVKDDFLNSLPIAGVDGSLRNRMKMTAAQGNVRAKTGYISNTRSLSGFVHTKDGEPLVFSLLVNNYLVPTSMANNLQDWICERLANFSRSGRL; via the coding sequence ATGCTGAAATCTCAGAAACTCAAATGGATGGTCCTGTCTTTTGGGGTGGCCGTGCTTTTTTCCGGCTGTGCGCTGCACCCCGGCTCCGCTTATCAAAAAAGACCTCCCCTGGCCAGACTCCGCCACGAGTTTAATCGGGCACTACAGGATCCCGCTTTTTTCAACGGATATTGGGGGGTTGCTGTTCAATCGCTCAAAACAGGTGAGTATTTTTATCTTCACAATGAAAATAAGAGCTTTCGCCCGGCTTCCAATATGAAGCTCTTTACGACCGGAACGGCACTGGTAAAATTGTCGCCGGAATTTACGTATCTGACGAGACTTTACCGCACGGGAAAAATCGAGAACGGCGTACTCAAAGGGGATGTTGTTATCCGGGGCTCCGGTGATCCCACCATTACAGGCCGATTCCACGATGGCAATAGGCTTCAGGTGTTTCAGGATTGGGCAGATTCGCTGAAAAAAAGCGGTGTGGAAAAAATTACCGGTCGTGTGGTCGGCGATGATAATGCTTTCGCGGATGAAATTATGGGTGAAGGGTGGGCCTGGGACTACCAGTCCGATTGGTATGCTGCACAAATCAGCGCACTTTCATTTAACGACAATTGTGTGGATATTCTTTTTACGGCGGGCAAAAGCGTGGGCGATACGGTGTCTTACCGGCTGGAGCCGCCAACCCGCTACGTGCGCATCATAAACAAGGTGGTTACGGCACCTCTGCATCAGGCAAAAGGCGTCTTTTTCCACCGGTACCGGGGAAAAAATATTGTGGTTCTTACAGGGTCTCTTGAAATCGGGACCAAAGAGAAACGTGACTGGTTTTCAGTGGAGAATCCAACCCTCTACGCGGCCACTGTTTTTACCGAAGTGCTTCAATCCGCCGGAATTGTGGTTAATAAAAAACCCGCAGACATTGACAGTCTCCCTGATTATACCTATTCTCAATCGGATAGCCTGCAAATGGCCTGTTACCAATCCCCTCCGTTGAGGGAAATTGTCCGGGCGACTAACAAAGTCAGTCAAAACCTCTATGCGGAACTTTTATTGCGCACATTGGGTAAAGTTTATGTGAATGATGGAAGCGCCCGCGGGGGGATTGCGGTGGTCAAGCATTTCCTGGCTTCCATCGGAATTGATACAAGTCGATTTGCCATGTTTGACGGATCAGGATTGTCTCATCTGGATATGGTAACACCCAGGCAGGTCATTACTCTTCTTCGAGCCCTCTACCGAAGTTCTGTAAAAGATGATTTTTTGAATTCTCTTCCGATTGCCGGTGTGGACGGGAGCCTTAGAAATCGAATGAAAATGACGGCTGCTCAGGGAAATGTGCGCGCGAAAACCGGGTACATCAGCAATACCCGTTCCCTGTCGGGATTTGTTCATACGAAAGACGGCGAACCGCTCGTATTCTCGCTGCTTGTCAATAACTATTTGGTTCCCACAAGCATGGCAAATAATCTTCAGGACTGGATTTGCGAAAGATTGGCCAATTTTTCACGATCCGGTCGTTTGTAA
- the mazG gene encoding nucleoside triphosphate pyrophosphohydrolase — translation MAGKEFEDLVSIMDRLRQPDGCPWDREQTHKSLRQYLLEETYEVLEALDNDDFSALKEELGDLLLQVIFHSQLAKEEGHFTIEDVVQGISDKLIRRHPNVFGDAVINTAEEQTRNWERLKKKEGRSSAIEGVPKELSALLRAWRIQQKAAQVGFDWDHISDVWAKVDEECAELKEAVKTGNTDKIEDEFGDVLFALVNLSRFLKINPEDALRRTIGKFSKRFQKVEERLQSQGKSPEESTLKEMDDLWNAIKKEEAHE, via the coding sequence ATGGCTGGAAAGGAATTCGAAGACCTGGTATCCATCATGGATCGCTTGCGGCAGCCGGACGGTTGTCCCTGGGATCGGGAACAAACCCACAAATCGCTGCGGCAGTATTTATTGGAAGAAACCTACGAAGTTTTGGAGGCACTGGACAATGACGATTTTTCGGCATTGAAAGAAGAATTGGGGGATCTGCTTCTTCAGGTAATTTTCCATTCCCAGTTGGCCAAAGAAGAAGGCCATTTTACGATTGAAGATGTGGTTCAGGGCATTAGCGATAAGCTCATCCGGCGGCATCCCAATGTTTTTGGCGATGCGGTTATCAACACGGCCGAAGAACAAACGAGAAACTGGGAACGCCTGAAGAAAAAGGAGGGCCGGTCGTCTGCAATTGAGGGCGTTCCCAAAGAGCTTTCCGCTCTTCTCCGCGCCTGGCGCATCCAGCAAAAAGCGGCCCAGGTGGGCTTTGACTGGGATCACATTTCTGACGTGTGGGCAAAGGTCGATGAAGAGTGCGCCGAGCTCAAGGAAGCGGTTAAAACGGGAAACACTGACAAAATTGAAGATGAATTTGGAGATGTCCTTTTTGCACTGGTCAATTTATCCCGCTTTCTAAAAATCAATCCGGAAGATGCCCTTCGGCGTACCATCGGAAAGTTCAGCAAACGCTTTCAAAAGGTGGAAGAAAGGCTTCAATCACAGGGAAAATCTCCCGAGGAATCGACGCTGAAGGAGATGGACGATCTCTGGAATGCCATTAAAAAGGAAGAAGCCCATGAATAA
- a CDS encoding dipeptide epimerase — protein MELRYEEVTLHLKHTFRLHGGSKESVRVLIAYLEHDGLVGLGEADPSKYYGETPESVRSVWDAVDFSNHWNPFLYEAIYSDLREKFPNDHAALAGVDIALFDWVAKYWRLPLYKFLGLDKSAIPETSFTIGYASEKTLIEKIREAEPFHILKIKLGTDYDEDIIATVRNHTDKPIRVDANEGWTREEAVEKIRWLEGKNVQFVEQPLKKEDIDGHAWLRERVSLPIFADESARLPGDIYNLRDAFDGVVVKLMKAGGVQNAIEMARLAHRFGMKTQISCFLETSVAISAAAHISPLFDYADLDGHLLVADDPFMGLSFEDGKIMVNDDPGLGIKKQAN, from the coding sequence ATGGAATTACGTTATGAAGAAGTAACCCTGCACCTGAAACACACCTTTCGGTTACATGGGGGAAGTAAAGAAAGTGTCCGTGTTCTAATTGCCTATCTGGAACACGACGGACTGGTTGGCCTGGGCGAAGCTGACCCATCAAAGTACTACGGTGAAACCCCTGAATCTGTAAGGTCTGTCTGGGATGCGGTGGATTTTTCGAATCATTGGAACCCCTTTTTGTATGAAGCGATTTACAGCGACTTAAGGGAAAAATTCCCGAATGATCATGCAGCCCTGGCCGGAGTGGACATTGCGCTGTTCGATTGGGTGGCCAAATATTGGCGCCTGCCGCTGTACAAATTCCTGGGATTGGATAAATCGGCCATTCCGGAAACCTCTTTTACCATCGGATATGCCTCTGAAAAAACTCTTATTGAGAAGATAAGGGAGGCTGAGCCTTTTCATATTCTAAAAATCAAATTGGGCACCGATTATGACGAAGACATCATTGCCACGGTTCGCAACCACACGGATAAGCCTATTCGGGTGGACGCCAACGAGGGCTGGACACGGGAAGAAGCAGTGGAGAAAATCCGGTGGCTGGAGGGTAAAAATGTTCAATTTGTGGAACAGCCCCTGAAAAAAGAAGATATTGACGGACATGCCTGGTTAAGAGAAAGGGTATCGCTGCCTATTTTTGCTGACGAAAGCGCGCGCCTTCCCGGGGACATCTATAACCTTCGGGATGCTTTTGATGGTGTTGTGGTCAAATTAATGAAAGCAGGCGGGGTGCAGAACGCCATCGAAATGGCGCGTCTGGCCCATCGCTTTGGAATGAAGACCCAAATCAGCTGCTTTTTGGAAACATCCGTGGCTATTTCGGCCGCGGCCCACATTTCACCGCTGTTTGATTATGCCGATCTGGACGGCCATTTGCTGGTTGCCGACGATCCGTTTATGGGTCTTTCCTTTGAAGATGGAAAAATCATGGTTAACGACGATCCCGGGCTTGGAATTAAAAAACAGGCGAACTAA
- a CDS encoding bifunctional homocysteine S-methyltransferase/methylenetetrahydrofolate reductase gives MTRKDRLEKFWETLKKRALVADGAMGTALYARGIPFSHSFEELNLSNPALVQEIHRGYLEAGAELHETNTFGANRIRLAPHGFDSRVSEINRVGAAIAREVVGDEKWLLGSVGPLGKTLKPVGKIAPEEARKIFHEQVEALVEGGVDVIILETFTDLREITEALRAAKDVGEVPVIAQMTFTEEGKSLMGDKPAEVVRKLRELGADIVGANCSVGPQGIYEVMEIMTQVDEGYLSAMPNAGMPKMIEGRYMYLSSPEYMAQYAKRMVEIGVNIVGGCCGTTPEHIRLIRQAVWGMKPGKRTQKRSKYFQMIETVEAPETVSEEAPVQESNFASRLGKEFLVSVEIDPPRGVDPTKFIQGALYLKSRKVDAINVADSPLARARMSPLVLSHLITEETGVETILHLSCRDRNILGLQAELMGAHALGIKNILAVTGDPPKLGDHPTATGVFDIDSVGLVTLIRNLNKGVDLMGRPLKPKTHFTVGVGVNPTAIDLDYELEKFRRKAEAGAQFAFTQPLFDLNILEDFIRRTEKLGIPIFVGILPLRNFKHAEFMHNEIPEMFVPEIIRKRMFDAGEDGPSVGVEIAREFLIQAKDLVAGVYLMPPFNKFEMAGEVLEVLD, from the coding sequence ATGACTCGCAAAGACAGACTGGAAAAATTTTGGGAAACGCTGAAAAAGCGGGCACTTGTGGCCGACGGTGCCATGGGAACGGCCCTCTATGCACGGGGTATTCCCTTTTCACATTCTTTTGAAGAACTCAACCTGTCGAATCCCGCGCTGGTTCAGGAAATTCACAGGGGATATCTTGAGGCCGGGGCCGAGCTGCACGAGACGAATACCTTTGGTGCCAACCGGATTCGTCTGGCGCCCCACGGTTTTGATTCACGCGTTTCGGAAATCAACCGTGTCGGCGCGGCCATCGCCAGGGAAGTGGTTGGTGATGAGAAATGGCTTCTTGGATCGGTGGGTCCGCTTGGAAAAACACTGAAGCCTGTTGGAAAAATTGCCCCGGAAGAAGCCAGAAAAATCTTTCACGAGCAAGTGGAGGCACTGGTCGAAGGCGGGGTGGACGTGATAATTCTCGAGACGTTTACGGATCTCCGGGAAATCACGGAGGCGCTGCGGGCGGCAAAAGACGTGGGCGAGGTTCCGGTCATTGCCCAAATGACATTTACCGAAGAAGGAAAATCGCTTATGGGGGATAAGCCGGCTGAGGTTGTTAGAAAGCTCCGCGAACTGGGGGCGGACATTGTGGGAGCCAACTGCTCTGTGGGGCCTCAGGGGATCTACGAAGTAATGGAGATTATGACACAGGTGGATGAGGGCTATCTCTCGGCCATGCCCAATGCAGGAATGCCCAAAATGATTGAGGGGAGGTACATGTATTTGTCCTCTCCCGAATACATGGCGCAATACGCCAAGCGAATGGTTGAAATCGGCGTAAATATTGTGGGGGGGTGCTGCGGAACCACTCCGGAGCACATTCGTTTGATCCGCCAGGCCGTTTGGGGAATGAAACCGGGGAAACGGACTCAAAAACGTTCCAAATATTTTCAAATGATTGAAACGGTTGAGGCACCGGAAACGGTAAGCGAGGAAGCGCCGGTTCAGGAATCCAATTTTGCCTCTCGTCTTGGAAAGGAATTTCTGGTCAGTGTGGAAATTGATCCGCCCAGAGGAGTGGACCCCACAAAGTTCATTCAGGGGGCGCTTTATCTGAAATCCCGGAAAGTGGATGCCATAAATGTGGCCGACAGCCCCCTGGCTCGGGCAAGAATGAGCCCGCTCGTGTTATCGCACCTTATCACGGAAGAAACGGGCGTTGAAACGATTCTACATCTTTCCTGCCGCGATCGTAATATCCTGGGTCTTCAGGCCGAACTCATGGGCGCACACGCCCTCGGAATCAAGAACATTCTGGCTGTAACCGGCGATCCGCCCAAACTGGGTGACCACCCCACAGCCACCGGCGTATTCGACATCGATTCGGTGGGTCTGGTAACGCTGATCCGGAATCTGAACAAAGGTGTGGACTTGATGGGGCGTCCGCTGAAACCCAAAACCCATTTTACAGTGGGTGTTGGCGTAAATCCGACTGCTATCGACCTGGATTACGAATTGGAAAAATTCAGACGAAAAGCGGAGGCCGGGGCGCAATTCGCATTCACCCAGCCTCTGTTTGATCTGAATATTTTGGAAGATTTTATTCGTCGGACTGAAAAACTGGGTATTCCCATTTTTGTGGGAATTCTTCCACTGCGGAATTTTAAACATGCCGAATTCATGCACAACGAGATTCCTGAGATGTTTGTGCCGGAAATCATTCGTAAGCGGATGTTCGATGCCGGTGAAGACGGCCCCAGTGTGGGTGTTGAAATTGCCAGGGAATTTCTCATTCAGGCAAAGGATCTGGTGGCCGGCGTTTACCTGATGCCGCCGTTCAATAAATTTGAGATGGCCGGAGAGGTTCTGGAGGTTTTGGATTAG
- a CDS encoding PAS domain-containing protein: MSNHKKADSVHPPVPMFTIDENYRIQTWSPQMIELFEIPAEEAIGKYCYSVTKCQHTQDCIIDRSREETDILHVCPVAFRLSDRNRKNMVLNELPIFNESKGFAGAVVYVTRLPSNSKSKTYCVSAKEEFSAIINSIADGVFTVDRSWRITSFNRAAEEITGFKASEVKGKFCKDVFRTNRCVEGCPLALTLEKDRQIFRYELEIHDQKNQEKSISVNTSVLKDLEGRPIGGIVSFHDISTLKQLVNHVKGATLFEGIVGHSKKMQEIFKLIEDIADSPSTVLITGESGTGKEMIANAIQRRSNRRNKPFIKVNCSVFSEGVLESELFGHVKGAFTDAKFDKPGRFELANGGTIFLDEIGDTTQRIQLKLLRVLQEQEFERVGGVKTIKVDVRVIAATNKNLEKAIADGEFRQDLFYRLNVIPIRIPPLRERKEDIPHLIERFLEKYRLLTGKEIRDISTTAMDILMLYEYPGNVRELENAIEYAFNMAKGTIIEESHLPFSIRNCGTHSTIRNRENIFSEKDNLLKVLEDVHWNRQRAAELLGISRVTLWRYLKKYGLENA; this comes from the coding sequence ATGTCCAATCATAAAAAAGCAGACAGTGTTCATCCACCGGTTCCCATGTTTACAATCGACGAGAATTACCGCATTCAAACATGGTCGCCGCAAATGATAGAGTTATTTGAAATCCCCGCTGAGGAGGCCATTGGAAAATATTGCTATTCCGTTACCAAATGCCAGCACACGCAGGATTGTATTATCGATCGATCCAGGGAGGAAACAGATATTTTGCATGTGTGCCCGGTGGCTTTTCGATTGTCTGACCGCAATCGGAAAAATATGGTGCTAAACGAATTGCCTATTTTTAATGAGTCAAAGGGTTTCGCCGGCGCGGTGGTGTACGTAACGCGGCTTCCGTCCAATTCAAAATCAAAAACCTACTGTGTGAGTGCCAAAGAGGAATTCTCAGCCATTATTAACAGCATTGCTGATGGCGTGTTCACAGTCGACCGGTCCTGGCGGATCACATCATTCAACCGGGCGGCGGAAGAAATCACGGGATTTAAGGCATCGGAAGTTAAGGGCAAATTCTGTAAGGACGTTTTCCGGACCAATCGCTGCGTGGAGGGATGCCCGTTGGCTCTGACGCTTGAAAAGGACCGTCAGATTTTTCGATACGAATTGGAAATACACGACCAAAAAAATCAGGAAAAGAGTATCAGCGTGAATACATCCGTTCTGAAAGACCTTGAAGGAAGGCCAATTGGGGGGATTGTCTCTTTTCATGATATTTCCACACTAAAACAGCTGGTTAATCACGTAAAGGGAGCAACCCTATTTGAAGGAATTGTAGGTCACAGCAAAAAAATGCAGGAGATTTTCAAACTGATTGAGGACATAGCGGACAGTCCTTCAACCGTATTGATTACAGGGGAGAGCGGCACGGGCAAGGAAATGATTGCTAATGCCATCCAGCGGCGGAGTAACCGGCGGAACAAGCCGTTTATTAAGGTTAATTGTAGCGTGTTTTCAGAGGGGGTTCTGGAAAGCGAATTGTTTGGCCATGTAAAAGGCGCCTTTACAGATGCCAAATTTGACAAACCCGGCCGGTTTGAACTGGCCAATGGAGGGACTATTTTCCTGGATGAAATTGGTGATACCACGCAAAGAATTCAGCTGAAATTGCTCCGCGTATTGCAGGAGCAGGAATTCGAACGCGTGGGCGGGGTCAAAACCATTAAGGTCGATGTGCGGGTTATTGCGGCCACAAATAAAAATCTGGAAAAGGCTATCGCGGATGGGGAATTTCGCCAGGACTTATTTTATCGGCTGAATGTCATTCCCATCCGCATCCCCCCGCTTCGTGAGCGGAAGGAAGACATCCCTCATCTGATTGAACGTTTCCTGGAAAAATATCGGCTTCTTACCGGAAAAGAGATCCGGGATATTTCCACAACTGCCATGGATATTCTCATGCTGTACGAGTATCCGGGTAATGTGCGCGAACTGGAAAATGCCATTGAATACGCCTTTAATATGGCAAAAGGAACGATTATTGAGGAAAGCCATCTGCCATTTAGTATTCGCAATTGCGGAACCCACTCCACGATTAGGAATCGGGAAAACATATTTTCTGAAAAAGATAACCTCTTAAAGGTGTTGGAAGATGTGCACTGGAACCGCCAAAGAGCCGCTGAGTTACTGGGAATCAGCCGGGTTACCCTCTGGCGTTATCTGAAGAAATATGGTCTTGAAAATGCGTAG
- a CDS encoding dodecin domain-containing protein — protein MDSVFKKIEVVGTSKNSIDEAIQNAIAKASESVKEISWFEATEIRGHVSDGRVDQFQVTVKVGFKVMD, from the coding sequence ATGGATTCTGTTTTCAAGAAAATTGAAGTAGTGGGAACGTCAAAGAACAGCATTGATGAAGCCATTCAAAATGCGATCGCTAAGGCCTCGGAAAGTGTGAAGGAAATCAGCTGGTTTGAGGCAACTGAAATTCGCGGTCATGTTTCCGACGGAAGAGTCGATCAATTTCAGGTTACCGTAAAGGTCGGATTTAAGGTGATGGATTAA
- a CDS encoding ferritin family protein, with amino-acid sequence MATHPRLTAPEVLALAIKSEANASDIYKVMAEKVTNELVKEKLLQLSEEEKKHENMLRSMYKQITGGQEPALQSKGISEVEDFLQGNYTHETALELAIQSEEKAEKFYLDAARHSEDPNGRFMFEYLANFERGHKILLQNELDALKRNPHWFDDKGFPWEGDAFHVGP; translated from the coding sequence ATGGCAACACATCCCAGATTAACGGCTCCGGAAGTACTGGCACTGGCCATAAAGTCGGAGGCCAATGCCTCGGATATTTACAAGGTAATGGCAGAAAAGGTCACAAATGAGCTGGTCAAGGAAAAGCTTCTTCAACTTTCCGAGGAAGAAAAAAAGCATGAAAATATGCTGCGTTCTATGTACAAACAGATAACCGGCGGACAGGAACCCGCTCTCCAAAGCAAGGGCATCTCGGAAGTGGAAGATTTTCTGCAAGGAAATTACACACATGAGACCGCCCTGGAACTGGCCATTCAATCGGAAGAAAAGGCTGAAAAGTTTTATCTGGATGCCGCCCGGCATTCTGAGGATCCAAACGGGCGGTTTATGTTTGAATATCTGGCCAATTTTGAACGGGGACACAAAATTTTGTTACAGAATGAATTGGACGCACTCAAGAGAAATCCCCACTGGTTTGATGACAAGGGATTCCCCTGGGAAGGCGATGCCTTTCATGTGGGCCCCTGA